A genomic window from Lycium barbarum isolate Lr01 chromosome 4, ASM1917538v2, whole genome shotgun sequence includes:
- the LOC132637283 gene encoding uncharacterized protein At4g15970-like, whose amino-acid sequence IVLKNYYQINVYFQEKKKKKQQKSKLDKVLEKAAMGDKTVIITALNAAWTEPNSIFDIFLKSFRVGNQTKPLLKHVLVAALDQTACTRCLEKQLHCYALTTKGVDFSGEALYMSEDYFKITWRKIYFQCIVLEMGYNFIFTDADILWFRQPFVHFYPDADFQISCDHYSYDYMNWNNSPNSGFHYVKSNQRTVQFYKFWYNAREAHPGKHDQDVLNMIKFNPFIKDIGLKIRFLDTALFGGFCEPSKDLNLVCTMHVNCCIGIDNKMHDLTMALDDWEKYMALPGDERVSKPQTWTVPRICG is encoded by the exons ATTGTATTAAAAAATTACTACCAGATTAATGTATATTTtcaggagaagaagaagaagaagcagcaaaAAAGCAAGTTAGATAAAGTGTTAGAGAAAGCAGCAATGGGAGACAAAACAGTGATAATAACAGCTCTAAATGCAGCATGGACAGAGCCAAACTCCATATTTGATATTTTCTTGAAAAGCTTTAGAGTTGGAAACCAAACAAAACCACTTTTGAAACATGTATTAGTTGCAGCTTTGGACCAAACTGCATGTACTCGTTGCTTGGAGAAACAACTTCATTGCTATGCACTCACTACAAAAGGTGTTGATTTCTCCGGTGAGGCTCTTTATATGAGTGAGGATTATTTCAAGATTACATGGAGGAAAATTTATTTTCAGTGTATTGTTCTTGAGATGGGATATAACTTCATTTTCACG GATGCTGATATATTGTGGTTTCGACAACCTTTTGTACATTTTTATCCGGATGCCGATTTCCAAATTTCATGCGACCATTACTCGTACGACTATATGAACTGGAACAATTCACCAAATTCCGGTTTTCACtatgtcaaatcaaatcaacGTACCGTCCAATTTTACAAATTCTGGTACAATGCAAGAGAGGCTCATCCAGGAAAACACGATCAAGACGTGCTCAACATGATCAAATTCAACCCATTCATCAAAGATATTGGACTGAAAATAAGATTTTTGGACACTGCTCTATTTGGGGGATTTTGTGAGCCAAGTAAAGATCTCAATCTTGTTTGCACAATGCATGTAAATTGTTGTATTGGAATTGATAATAAAATGCATGACTTAACAATGGCGCTAGATGATTGGGAAAAGTATATGGCTTTGCCTGGTGATGAAAGGGTGTCAAAGCCACAAACTTGGACTGTCCCAAGAATCTGTGGTTAA